A portion of the Adhaeribacter radiodurans genome contains these proteins:
- a CDS encoding FecR family protein: MNLPDYTLQDFLQDTTFPHWVYKTNPVEEQRWSAWLEANPDKKIVAQQAALMLIGISVVPTPIPDSQVQESWQRLKHRLAFQENAELLHPGKTTNRSYQQWSKWAAAFILFCLGGALFYYATLKEKQQIYRTNYGETATLILPDSSMVVLNGNTTLRYPANWNSRESREVWLEGEAFFNVLKKPGKGNAKFTVHTPEVNVQVLGTSFNVTNRRQKTRVVLNSGKVNLFAKGSAEEPLTETLKPGEMAELIPSKQKFTKRQVNPEVYSSWTHKKLIFQATPLADIVTLLEENYGYQVQVTDRKILSRTITGEIYIDNVNTLLVALSTSFNLKFENKDQRTLRITSPI, translated from the coding sequence ATGAACTTGCCGGACTATACACTTCAGGATTTTCTACAGGATACAACCTTTCCGCATTGGGTGTATAAAACTAATCCGGTGGAAGAGCAAAGATGGAGTGCTTGGCTAGAAGCAAATCCCGATAAAAAAATAGTTGCCCAACAGGCGGCTTTAATGCTTATCGGTATCTCGGTGGTTCCAACTCCCATTCCGGATAGCCAAGTGCAGGAAAGCTGGCAACGCTTAAAACACCGGCTTGCCTTTCAGGAGAACGCCGAACTATTACATCCTGGTAAAACTACTAATCGTTCCTATCAGCAATGGTCAAAATGGGCCGCTGCTTTTATTTTATTTTGCCTGGGAGGTGCTTTATTTTACTACGCAACCCTAAAGGAAAAGCAGCAAATCTATCGCACCAACTACGGCGAAACCGCTACCCTTATTTTACCCGATTCTTCTATGGTGGTGCTAAATGGGAATACCACTTTGCGTTACCCCGCTAACTGGAACTCCCGTGAAAGCCGGGAAGTGTGGCTGGAAGGTGAAGCTTTTTTTAACGTTTTAAAAAAACCGGGTAAAGGAAACGCAAAATTCACAGTGCATACTCCCGAAGTTAATGTGCAGGTATTAGGCACTAGCTTTAACGTAACCAATCGGCGCCAGAAAACCCGGGTGGTACTTAATTCCGGTAAAGTTAACTTGTTTGCCAAAGGCTCCGCCGAAGAACCCTTAACCGAAACCTTAAAGCCCGGCGAAATGGCAGAGCTGATTCCCTCAAAGCAAAAATTTACGAAGCGGCAGGTAAATCCGGAAGTATATTCTTCCTGGACCCACAAAAAACTCATTTTTCAGGCTACGCCGCTGGCCGATATTGTGACTTTGCTGGAAGAAAACTACGGCTACCAGGTGCAGGTAACCGATCGAAAAATATTGAGCCGTACCATAACTGGCGAGATTTACATTGATAATGTAAATACCTTATTGGTAGCACTATCCACCTCTTTTAATTTAAAATTCGAAAATAAAGATCAAAGAACATTACGCATCACCTCACCTATATAA
- a CDS encoding RNA polymerase sigma factor, producing the protein MALILPFPALHETSFQQHTDLPEQELWESLRQGNEAALAQLHKTYYKSLFRYGVKLSHNPDISEDCIQDLFANLWASRQQISAVQSIKFYLFTSYRRLVLVHLKKQQKLLTQIFKPDATIVFSAEEITVQSEANHEIAQKLTSLLNNLPKRQREVLYLRYYEDLSLTEIAQLMDLSYQSVLNYIQRALTNIRQQPEITVLLSRSSLKLVTS; encoded by the coding sequence ATGGCTTTAATATTACCCTTCCCGGCCTTACATGAAACTTCGTTTCAGCAGCATACTGATTTGCCGGAACAGGAGCTATGGGAAAGTTTACGCCAGGGAAACGAAGCAGCACTTGCCCAACTTCATAAAACGTATTATAAAAGTCTTTTCCGGTACGGAGTTAAATTAAGCCATAACCCGGACATTAGCGAAGATTGCATTCAGGACTTGTTTGCTAATTTGTGGGCTTCCCGGCAACAAATTAGCGCCGTGCAATCCATTAAATTTTATTTATTTACTTCTTACCGGCGATTGGTTTTGGTGCATTTAAAAAAGCAGCAAAAATTACTCACCCAAATTTTTAAACCAGACGCCACAATTGTTTTCTCCGCCGAAGAAATAACGGTACAGTCGGAAGCAAATCACGAAATCGCCCAAAAATTAACATCGTTGCTTAACAATTTACCTAAGCGGCAGCGGGAAGTGCTCTACCTGCGGTATTACGAAGATTTAAGCCTTACGGAAATAGCGCAATTAATGGATTTAAGTTACCAATCGGTGTTAAACTATATTCAGCGCGCTTTAACCAACATCCGGCAACAGCCAGAAATAACTGTTTTGCTAAGCCGTTCTTCTCTTAAATTAGTTACTTCTTAA